In Candidatus Omnitrophota bacterium, one genomic interval encodes:
- a CDS encoding NAD(P)/FAD-dependent oxidoreductase — protein MENITVIGAGLSGLAFTEKLRAGNPTLKITLIDKNKYYFSRLEVITHPGDISRRIDLAEWANKLNIEFIQAQVERINPNRKRIFFKKAEPCEYEAVVLATGLKSRKIEVKGDHREGFFYLSQIDPLKLKDLLRISHEATVCVSSWLGIRLVISLINLGKEVNLVADNLDFLNGHKEKLIELLEAKKVKFYLGVNIEEAVGEGMVKAVKILPLKVFSSQLVFIDSGFIANHDFFEEEIVIVNNFLTKYKSLYFLGDVLRKGINQEHFFVHDQDNVRDEAQALSNFILKGEEIVFKERLIDDLEETAAIDKFMSELGVAQTEDIKNL, from the coding sequence ATGGAAAACATTACTGTTATTGGAGCAGGTTTATCAGGGTTAGCTTTTACCGAAAAACTGCGCGCAGGAAATCCTACCTTAAAGATTACTCTGATTGATAAAAATAAGTATTATTTTTCTAGGCTTGAAGTGATAACTCATCCTGGAGATATTTCTCGTCGGATTGATTTAGCGGAATGGGCCAATAAATTAAATATTGAATTTATCCAGGCCCAGGTAGAGAGAATTAATCCTAATCGTAAACGGATTTTTTTCAAGAAAGCCGAACCTTGTGAGTATGAAGCAGTTGTTTTAGCCACAGGCCTTAAATCAAGAAAAATAGAGGTTAAGGGTGATCATCGGGAAGGATTTTTTTATCTTTCTCAGATAGACCCATTAAAATTAAAGGATCTTTTGCGTATATCTCATGAAGCAACAGTTTGTGTTTCGAGTTGGTTGGGGATCAGATTGGTCATCTCTTTAATTAATTTAGGCAAGGAAGTTAATTTGGTAGCTGATAATTTGGATTTTCTTAATGGCCACAAGGAGAAGCTTATTGAGTTGCTAGAGGCTAAAAAGGTGAAATTTTACCTTGGCGTTAATATTGAGGAGGCAGTTGGAGAAGGTATGGTTAAGGCGGTTAAAATTTTGCCATTGAAAGTATTTTCTTCACAGCTAGTATTCATTGATAGTGGATTTATTGCTAATCATGATTTTTTTGAAGAAGAGATAGTGATAGTTAACAACTTTTTGACTAAATATAAAAGTTTATATTTTTTAGGAGATGTTCTTAGGAAAGGCATAAACCAGGAGCATTTTTTTGTTCATGACCAGGATAATGTTAGAGATGAAGCCCAGGCCCTTTCTAATTTTATTCTTAAAGGAGAAGAGATTGTTTTTAAGGAAAGACTTATTGATGATCTTGAGGAAACTGCGGCTATCGATAAGTTTATGAGTGAACTAGGGGTTGCCCAGACAGAAGATATCAAAAATTTATGA
- a CDS encoding bifunctional 5,10-methylenetetrahydrofolate dehydrogenase/5,10-methenyltetrahydrofolate cyclohydrolase, which produces MSVILHADKLCEGLKKQIKIDLESVGKLCLASVLTAQKTSEYYQAQRKLAEELGVDFPIISPAVSLADLKSKLEKLNNDPKVIGIILNKPLFPDWNDQEVFSLLDPDKDVEGMHPLNLGRFFSGENKFISPTAASVIELLKETKVELKGKRVVIVGFSSLIGKPLTLFLANEIATVTIVHKATKKEDLPFYIANADILISAAGVPELIKADWIKEGAVVIDVGTGQRNGKTVGDVEFDKAKEKTLAITPVPGGVGRLTTMFLFANLVSAAKSQKK; this is translated from the coding sequence ATGTCAGTAATTTTGCACGCTGATAAACTTTGTGAGGGGTTAAAAAAACAAATCAAGATAGACTTAGAGTCTGTGGGCAAGCTCTGTTTAGCCTCAGTACTGACAGCTCAAAAAACCTCCGAATACTATCAAGCCCAAAGGAAGTTAGCCGAAGAATTAGGTGTAGACTTTCCAATTATATCCCCAGCAGTTTCATTGGCAGATCTTAAATCTAAACTAGAAAAATTAAACAATGATCCAAAAGTAATCGGGATAATCTTAAATAAACCTTTATTTCCGGATTGGAATGATCAGGAAGTGTTCTCTTTGCTTGATCCGGATAAGGACGTTGAGGGGATGCATCCATTAAATTTAGGTAGATTTTTTAGCGGGGAAAATAAGTTTATCTCACCCACGGCTGCTAGTGTTATTGAGCTACTTAAGGAAACCAAAGTAGAGCTTAAAGGAAAAAGAGTTGTAATCGTCGGTTTTTCTTCACTTATTGGCAAACCTTTGACTTTATTTTTAGCTAATGAGATTGCTACGGTAACTATTGTTCACAAGGCAACTAAGAAAGAGGATTTGCCTTTCTATATAGCTAATGCTGATATTTTGATTTCAGCAGCCGGGGTCCCAGAGTTGATTAAGGCTGACTGGATAAAAGAGGGGGCTGTGGTAATTGATGTTGGTACTGGCCAAAGGAACGGAAAAACCGTGGGGGATGTCGAGTTCGATAAAGCCAAAGAAAAGACTTTGGCTATTACGCCGGTTCCCGGCGGTGTAGGTAGATTGACTACAATGTTTTTATTTGCTAATTTAGTATCAGCAGCGAAAAGTCAGAAAAAATAG
- a CDS encoding cyclodeaminase/cyclohydrolase family protein produces MKTYRAKFKTYLNDLGKRKPSPGGGSAVSLAFCLGVSLIEKAINYSDPKKFKKQIIILKNLRNKAYIYVDKDAYLFEKIMNSKGARRLANICISEKMIVDLAKNCQQVFSLAKAMESGIKKGIISDFHIGLKFVKITLFGCISNLEANSKMFGKKNKHLGELKKALRKCQ; encoded by the coding sequence ATGAAAACCTATCGAGCTAAATTTAAGACTTATTTGAATGATTTAGGGAAACGAAAACCATCTCCTGGAGGCGGCAGCGCGGTTTCTTTAGCTTTTTGCCTGGGGGTTAGCTTGATCGAAAAGGCGATTAATTATTCCGATCCTAAAAAATTTAAAAAACAAATAATTATTTTAAAAAATTTAAGAAATAAGGCCTACATTTATGTTGATAAGGACGCTTATCTTTTCGAAAAAATCATGAATAGTAAAGGGGCCAGGCGTTTAGCTAATATTTGTATTAGCGAGAAGATGATCGTTGACCTAGCAAAAAATTGCCAGCAGGTGTTTTCGCTTGCGAAAGCTATGGAATCTGGTATAAAAAAAGGTATAATTAGCGATTTCCATATCGGTTTAAAGTTTGTAAAGATAACTCTCTTTGGTTGTATTTCCAATTTAGAGGCTAATTCTAAGATGTTTGGCAAAAAGAATAAGCATCTAGGAGAATTGAAAAAGGCTTTAAGAAAATGTCAGTAA
- a CDS encoding ribonuclease HII produces MIVGVDEAGRGPLAGVVVACALHLRKDPPFEVKDSKLLSARLREEAFSWLIENSQFRVGIAEVSEIDKFNILEATFLAFNRAIRSLLKDSPALNKAKFIIDGPLFRTDLSLDYLCMKGADRKVREVSCASIMAKVTRDHLMKTAHFLYPEWNFSKHKGYPTSEHFSLIKKYQLSPLHRRSFNSTKAFLK; encoded by the coding sequence ATGATTGTTGGTGTAGATGAGGCAGGCAGAGGTCCTTTGGCCGGAGTAGTGGTCGCTTGCGCTTTACATCTTAGGAAAGATCCTCCTTTTGAAGTTAAAGATTCCAAGCTTCTCAGCGCTAGATTAAGAGAAGAAGCTTTTTCCTGGTTAATTGAAAATTCTCAGTTTAGGGTTGGGATAGCTGAAGTTAGCGAAATTGATAAGTTTAATATTCTTGAGGCAACTTTTTTAGCTTTCAATCGAGCAATAAGATCTTTATTGAAAGATTCACCAGCTTTAAATAAGGCAAAGTTTATCATCGACGGACCCCTTTTTCGTACTGATTTATCGTTGGATTATTTGTGCATGAAAGGGGCAGACAGAAAAGTTAGAGAGGTCTCTTGTGCATCAATTATGGCTAAAGTAACTAGAGACCATCTGATGAAGACCGCTCACTTTTTATATCCGGAGTGGAACTTTTCAAAGCATAAGGGTTATCCTACAAGTGAGCATTTTTCGTTGATAAAAAAATATCAATTATCACCACTGCACAGAAGGAGCTTTAATTCGACTAAGGCTTTTTTAAAATAG
- the rplS gene encoding 50S ribosomal protein L19, with translation MDKLFMVEKELKESLKKDHPVFRAGDIIKVYYKIREKDKVRLHPVEGVVIKTQGAMHRKTFTVRRLAYGEAYEVTFPYYSPNIDKIELVKQGSRRPRRKRLYYLRGRIGKRATAA, from the coding sequence ATGGATAAACTATTTATGGTTGAGAAAGAGCTAAAGGAATCATTAAAAAAGGATCATCCTGTTTTTAGGGCAGGTGATATTATTAAAGTTTACTATAAGATTAGGGAGAAAGATAAGGTGCGCTTGCATCCGGTTGAGGGAGTGGTAATAAAAACCCAAGGAGCAATGCATCGTAAAACTTTCACGGTGCGGAGGCTGGCTTACGGAGAGGCTTATGAGGTAACTTTTCCTTATTATTCTCCGAATATCGACAAGATAGAACTAGTTAAACAAGGTAGTCGTCGGCCACGTAGGAAACGACTCTATTATTTGCGAGGAAGAATTGGTAAACGAGCTACAGCAGCATAA
- the trmD gene encoding tRNA (guanosine(37)-N1)-methyltransferase TrmD, which yields MIIDIVTIFPKMFYPVLGESIIKRAQAKGLVKINVHDLRNHTNSKHKKVDSPSYGGGGMVFGAEPFFKAVESILGRSVYPKPAKDKGCKILLLSPKGKKLNQTMIKKFLKYERLVLLTPRYEGVDYRVHKHLAQEEISIGDYVLTGGELPAMVFIDCLVRLIPGVVSDKESIKNESFENDLLDYPHYTRPDDFRGLKVPKVLLSGNHSQIKEWRKAKALEITKIKRPDLRR from the coding sequence ATGATTATTGATATAGTTACTATATTCCCTAAGATGTTTTATCCGGTCTTGGGCGAGTCAATTATAAAGAGAGCTCAGGCTAAGGGATTGGTAAAGATAAACGTTCATGATTTACGCAACCATACTAATAGCAAACACAAGAAAGTAGACTCTCCTTCTTATGGAGGAGGCGGTATGGTTTTCGGTGCTGAGCCGTTCTTTAAAGCCGTAGAATCAATCTTGGGTCGTTCGGTTTATCCTAAACCGGCCAAAGATAAGGGTTGTAAGATTTTGCTTTTAAGCCCTAAGGGCAAGAAGCTAAATCAGACAATGATTAAAAAGTTTTTAAAATACGAACGATTAGTTTTATTAACTCCTCGTTATGAAGGAGTTGACTATAGGGTGCATAAGCATTTAGCTCAGGAAGAGATATCGATTGGTGACTATGTGCTTACCGGCGGAGAATTACCGGCGATGGTATTTATTGATTGTTTGGTGCGGCTTATTCCGGGAGTGGTTTCCGACAAAGAGTCAATTAAGAATGAAAGCTTTGAGAATGACCTTTTAGATTATCCGCATTATACACGGCCCGATGATTTTAGAGGCTTAAAGGTGCCAAAGGTATTGTTAAGCGGTAATCATAGTCAGATAAAAGAGTGGAGAAAAGCTAAAGCTTTAGAAATAACTAAAATTAAGAGACCAGATTTAAGGAGGTAA
- the tgt gene encoding tRNA guanosine(34) transglycosylase Tgt encodes MFKIIKQDTTSQARLGTFTSGHGQFTTPAFFPVATQGAVKGLTPRDLSDIATDGLLANAYHLYLRPGSELIKKSGGLHNFMNFDKTIITDSGGYQIFSLARLRKVTDSGVTFQSHIDGKSIKLTPEDVIQIQLDLGSDVIVPLDECVKFPVDHNTAAESVERTIDWAKKSKAYFQANGSDKVLFFGIIQGSTYPDLRKQCLEAISDLDLDGLCIGGLSVGEPHDLRYNILSFIGEFAQKNLLRYFMGSGKPPEIIEAISLGVDLFDCVVPTRYGRTGTAFTSRGELVVRNAPYINDFSSLDEKCQCYTCKNFSRAYLRHLINVKEMLGVQLVSYHNIFWYKKFIERIRQAIKDNSFIQFKKEFLAEYNNAAS; translated from the coding sequence ATGTTTAAAATAATCAAACAGGATACTACTAGCCAAGCAAGATTGGGCACTTTTACCAGTGGTCATGGCCAGTTTACTACGCCGGCTTTTTTCCCGGTGGCTACTCAAGGTGCGGTTAAAGGCCTAACCCCTAGAGATCTTTCAGATATCGCTACTGATGGCCTCTTGGCTAATGCTTATCATTTATATTTGCGTCCGGGATCTGAGTTGATAAAAAAAAGCGGCGGACTGCATAATTTTATGAATTTTGATAAGACGATTATTACTGATAGCGGCGGGTATCAAATTTTTAGTTTGGCCCGGTTACGTAAGGTAACTGATTCTGGAGTTACTTTTCAGTCGCATATAGACGGTAAAAGTATTAAATTAACCCCTGAAGATGTTATTCAAATCCAGCTGGATTTAGGTTCGGATGTGATAGTTCCTTTAGACGAATGTGTAAAATTTCCGGTTGATCACAATACAGCTGCCGAGAGCGTTGAGAGAACCATAGACTGGGCTAAAAAGAGCAAGGCCTACTTTCAGGCTAATGGTAGTGATAAGGTCCTTTTTTTCGGTATTATTCAAGGTTCTACCTACCCAGACCTAAGAAAACAGTGCTTGGAGGCTATATCTGACTTGGACCTTGACGGTCTTTGCATCGGGGGTTTAAGTGTTGGCGAACCGCATGATTTGAGGTATAATATCCTCTCATTTATAGGTGAATTTGCTCAAAAAAACCTGCTGCGTTACTTTATGGGATCGGGCAAACCACCGGAGATAATTGAGGCCATAAGTTTAGGAGTAGATCTCTTTGATTGCGTTGTCCCTACTCGTTATGGTCGCACTGGCACAGCTTTTACTAGTCGTGGCGAACTAGTAGTAAGGAACGCTCCTTATATTAATGATTTTTCAAGTCTTGATGAAAAGTGTCAATGCTATACTTGTAAGAATTTCTCAAGAGCTTACTTGAGACACTTAATCAATGTTAAGGAGATGCTAGGAGTGCAATTGGTAAGCTACCATAATATATTTTGGTATAAAAAGTTTATAGAAAGAATTCGCCAAGCGATTAAAGATAATAGTTTTATTCAGTTTAAAAAGGAATTTTTGGCTGAATATAACAACGCTGCTTCTTGA
- the ruvB gene encoding Holliday junction branch migration DNA helicase RuvB yields MEKNRFVDSWKENEEEQIINLSLRPQSLDEFIGQENVISSLKISIEAAKRRSEPLEHLLLSGPPGLGKTSLAYCIAHQMEGKFTATSGPAIERAGDLVGILTNLEKGDILFIDEIHRLSRVIEEFLYPAMENFQIDFIIDKGPYAKSVKFNLKPFTLIGATTRKGLLSAPLRGRFGLFFDFDFYQPNELSEVIKRSAALLDIHIDQRSSLEIAGRSRGSPRLSNRLLKRVRDYAQVVGEGVIDLEITKEALEKIGVDAQGLDDMDRRYLSTIIKVHNGGPAGIEAISASLSEDRINLEDVIEPYLLKEGFVMRTPRGRVATKNSYQHLNIPYDKEAQEKLF; encoded by the coding sequence ATGGAAAAAAATAGATTTGTTGATTCTTGGAAGGAAAACGAAGAAGAGCAGATTATAAATCTCTCTTTACGGCCTCAAAGTTTAGATGAGTTCATCGGCCAAGAGAATGTAATTTCTTCTTTAAAGATATCAATCGAAGCTGCCAAAAGACGGTCTGAGCCACTGGAGCATCTTTTATTGAGTGGACCTCCTGGCCTGGGAAAAACCTCTCTGGCTTATTGTATTGCTCATCAGATGGAGGGAAAATTTACCGCAACTAGTGGTCCGGCTATTGAACGCGCTGGGGATTTAGTTGGTATTTTAACCAACTTAGAAAAAGGTGATATTTTATTTATTGATGAGATACATCGGCTTAGTCGAGTGATTGAGGAGTTTCTTTATCCGGCTATGGAAAATTTCCAGATTGATTTTATTATTGATAAAGGTCCTTACGCTAAGAGCGTTAAATTTAACCTTAAGCCTTTTACCCTTATTGGAGCAACGACTCGAAAAGGCCTTTTAAGTGCCCCTTTGCGCGGAAGATTTGGTTTGTTTTTTGATTTTGATTTTTATCAACCGAATGAGCTTTCTGAAGTAATAAAAAGAAGCGCTGCCTTACTAGATATCCATATTGATCAAAGAAGTAGCCTTGAGATTGCTGGGCGTTCACGCGGTTCGCCGCGGCTTTCTAATCGTCTTCTTAAAAGAGTCAGAGATTATGCACAAGTAGTTGGAGAGGGAGTTATTGATTTAGAAATTACCAAAGAAGCCTTAGAAAAAATAGGGGTAGACGCCCAGGGGCTGGATGATATGGATCGTCGCTACCTTTCTACAATAATAAAAGTTCATAACGGTGGGCCGGCTGGGATTGAAGCGATCTCAGCTTCTCTAAGCGAGGATAGGATTAATTTAGAAGATGTGATTGAACCTTATTTACTTAAAGAAGGATTTGTTATGCGTACTCCGCGTGGGAGAGTCGCCACCAAGAATTCCTACCAGCATTTAAATATCCCTTACGACAAAGAAGCTCAGGAAAAACTTTTTTAA
- a CDS encoding segregation/condensation protein A, producing MKIKLDIFEGPLDLLIYLIKKDHLNIYDIPIVKVIDQYLQFLELMQLLDINMASEYLVMAANLINIKSKMLLPREEEPEELEEDPREELMRRLLEYEKFKEAAEFLKDKEIERNRYFKRQGTSDLGNSEVYIEASIFDLISAFKTALKEIPKDIFFEVVKDEFTVEEKIHDLLHLLLVKDKVSLSDLFSSAKSKLETVVTFLAILELIKLREIAAVQEELFGPILITRRENVFTSL from the coding sequence ATGAAGATTAAGTTGGACATATTCGAAGGGCCCCTGGATTTACTTATTTATTTAATTAAAAAAGATCATCTAAATATTTATGATATTCCGATCGTTAAAGTTATCGACCAATATTTGCAGTTTCTAGAGTTGATGCAGCTTCTTGATATCAATATGGCTTCTGAATATTTGGTTATGGCTGCTAACTTGATCAATATTAAGTCTAAAATGCTCCTGCCGCGCGAAGAAGAACCGGAAGAGCTTGAAGAAGACCCGAGAGAAGAATTAATGCGTCGGCTTCTTGAATATGAAAAGTTCAAAGAAGCGGCAGAGTTTTTAAAGGATAAAGAGATTGAGCGCAACCGGTATTTTAAGCGTCAAGGTACTTCCGATTTAGGTAATTCGGAAGTCTACATTGAGGCTTCAATTTTTGATTTAATCAGCGCTTTCAAAACTGCCCTTAAAGAAATACCTAAAGATATATTTTTTGAGGTGGTTAAGGATGAATTTACGGTTGAGGAGAAGATCCACGATTTACTGCATCTTTTGTTAGTAAAGGATAAGGTTTCTTTAAGTGATTTGTTTTCATCGGCAAAAAGTAAGCTAGAAACGGTCGTTACTTTCTTGGCAATATTAGAGTTAATAAAATTAAGGGAAATAGCGGCAGTACAGGAGGAGCTTTTCGGTCCAATACTAATCACCCGCAGAGAGAATGTTTTTACATCCCTTTAA
- the trpS gene encoding tryptophan--tRNA ligase translates to MNKKVILSGMRPTGKLHLGHWVGAISNWIELQKEYKCFFMVADWHALMSDYENPSNIKENSIEIVKDWLSCGINPEQSPLFIQSSIPEHLELAMVFSLITPLGWLERCTTYKEQLRELKGRMLATYGFLGYPVLQAADIALYGADSVPVGIDQVPHLELARDVIRKFHKLYKKNIFREPKPILTSVSKLVGIDNRKMSKSYNNSINLSDSESALKKKVFSMYTDPKRTRADVPGTVEGNPVFIYHDLFNSDKKEVIDLKKRYQSGKVGDVEVKEKLYQALNGFLAPIRKKRESFSDGDVRSILDQGTKEARLVAQKTIAKVKDCLHLGIGS, encoded by the coding sequence ATGAATAAAAAGGTGATTTTAAGTGGAATGCGGCCAACTGGTAAACTGCATTTAGGACATTGGGTTGGAGCAATTTCTAATTGGATTGAGCTACAAAAAGAATATAAATGCTTTTTCATGGTTGCTGATTGGCATGCCTTAATGAGCGACTACGAGAACCCTTCGAATATTAAGGAAAACAGTATTGAGATAGTTAAGGATTGGCTTTCTTGTGGAATAAACCCCGAGCAAAGTCCGCTGTTCATTCAAAGTTCCATACCTGAGCATCTTGAATTAGCAATGGTTTTTTCGTTGATTACCCCTTTAGGGTGGCTTGAGCGATGCACTACCTATAAGGAGCAACTTAGAGAGTTAAAAGGGCGGATGTTAGCAACTTATGGATTTTTGGGCTATCCTGTGCTTCAGGCTGCCGACATAGCTTTATATGGCGCCGATAGTGTTCCGGTGGGCATAGATCAGGTGCCACATCTTGAATTAGCCCGGGACGTTATTCGTAAATTCCATAAACTGTATAAAAAAAATATCTTTAGAGAGCCAAAACCAATACTTACTTCAGTTTCCAAGCTTGTTGGCATTGACAATCGAAAGATGTCAAAAAGTTATAACAATTCAATTAATTTATCTGATTCTGAAAGCGCACTAAAAAAGAAAGTTTTTAGTATGTATACTGATCCTAAACGTACTCGAGCCGATGTTCCGGGTACAGTTGAGGGTAATCCGGTTTTTATCTATCATGATCTTTTTAATTCTGACAAAAAAGAAGTTATCGATTTAAAAAAACGCTATCAGTCAGGAAAGGTAGGCGATGTAGAAGTTAAGGAGAAATTATATCAGGCCTTAAACGGTTTTCTGGCTCCGATACGAAAAAAACGAGAGTCTTTCTCTGATGGCGATGTTAGATCGATATTAGATCAAGGCACCAAAGAAGCAAGGCTAGTAGCGCAAAAGACAATAGCTAAAGTTAAAGATTGTTTGCATTTGGGTATAGGTTCTTAA
- the infB gene encoding translation initiation factor IF-2, with protein MRIHELAKDLGVDSKELIKKLKKLNVQVKNHMSSIDAETAEIVKHELGEIERQEIEGNVIEVDFPITVKELSVRLNKKPSELLGDLIKQRKLFTINQSLDEKAACEIAYSYKVNLRQKPSQEETILKSTPKNLKKRAPIVTLMGHIDHGKTSILDYIRKSKVADKETGGITQHMGAYQVNLDKGSVSFLDTPGHETFTAMRARGANVTDIVVIVVAADDGVKPQTIEAIDHARAAKVPIIVAVNKIDKANANIDMVKQQLSKLDLTPEDWGGKTITVGVSAKTGDGVDELLDLIILQAEIMELKADYERPAIGIVVEARLSGGKGSLATALVQEGVLKVGDWCICGVHCGRVKAMHDDRGKLIKEAGPAHPIEILGLGGVPNPGDQLLVVPEEKSAREIVAKRLAVQEKKKLVPTAHLKLEDLYQKMKENALKQLKVILKADVGGTLEAVEQALLKIPSKEVELNIIHKGVGAVNSSDVLLAEVTDSIIVGFKVGIDAQVREQAKSKGIELRSYQIVYELIDDVKAALEGLLTPQIKRTFLGRARVKAVFKLSRSGIVAGCIVEKGKITRGVPCHLFRANEIIFEGKVVTLKRFKDDVKEVTEGTECGIGIGYEKYQEGDIIDVFNEEIIARKLK; from the coding sequence ATGAGAATTCATGAACTGGCAAAGGATTTAGGGGTAGACTCTAAAGAGCTAATTAAAAAATTAAAGAAGCTTAATGTCCAGGTTAAAAACCATATGTCGAGCATAGATGCTGAAACCGCAGAAATTGTTAAGCATGAGCTTGGAGAGATTGAGCGTCAAGAAATTGAAGGCAATGTGATTGAGGTTGATTTTCCGATAACGGTTAAGGAATTGTCAGTTAGGCTGAACAAAAAACCTTCAGAGCTTCTTGGTGATTTAATAAAACAGAGGAAGCTATTTACAATTAACCAGAGTTTAGATGAAAAGGCAGCTTGCGAAATTGCCTATAGTTATAAAGTTAATCTGCGTCAGAAGCCTTCTCAAGAAGAGACAATTCTTAAAAGCACGCCGAAAAATTTGAAAAAGCGAGCCCCAATCGTTACTCTTATGGGGCATATTGATCACGGTAAAACCAGTATTCTTGACTATATACGTAAAAGTAAGGTTGCTGATAAGGAAACCGGAGGCATCACTCAGCATATGGGGGCCTATCAGGTAAATCTTGACAAGGGTAGTGTTAGTTTTCTTGACACCCCTGGCCATGAAACTTTTACCGCCATGCGGGCTCGCGGTGCAAATGTTACTGATATCGTAGTAATCGTAGTTGCCGCTGATGATGGCGTTAAGCCTCAGACTATTGAAGCTATTGATCATGCTCGGGCAGCCAAAGTACCGATAATTGTTGCTGTTAATAAAATTGATAAAGCCAATGCTAATATTGATATGGTTAAGCAGCAACTTTCAAAGCTTGACCTTACTCCTGAAGATTGGGGTGGCAAGACCATTACGGTTGGTGTTTCAGCTAAGACCGGTGATGGAGTTGATGAACTTTTGGATTTAATTATTCTTCAAGCTGAGATAATGGAGCTTAAGGCTGATTACGAAAGACCTGCTATCGGAATTGTCGTTGAAGCCAGACTTTCCGGCGGTAAGGGTTCTTTAGCTACGGCTTTAGTCCAAGAGGGAGTTTTAAAAGTAGGAGATTGGTGTATTTGTGGAGTTCATTGTGGTCGGGTTAAGGCAATGCATGATGACCGTGGCAAACTAATAAAAGAGGCTGGCCCAGCTCATCCGATTGAAATCCTTGGCTTGGGCGGAGTGCCTAATCCCGGGGATCAACTTTTAGTTGTTCCTGAGGAAAAAAGCGCTCGGGAAATTGTTGCCAAAAGACTGGCTGTCCAAGAGAAGAAGAAATTGGTGCCTACGGCCCATTTAAAATTAGAAGATCTTTATCAAAAAATGAAAGAAAACGCCTTAAAACAGCTCAAGGTGATTCTTAAGGCAGATGTTGGCGGGACACTTGAGGCTGTTGAACAGGCACTTTTAAAAATTCCTTCTAAAGAGGTAGAGCTTAATATAATTCATAAGGGGGTCGGTGCAGTTAATTCTTCTGACGTTCTTTTAGCTGAGGTTACCGATTCGATTATTGTTGGATTCAAGGTAGGAATAGATGCTCAGGTCAGAGAACAGGCAAAGTCAAAAGGCATTGAATTGAGATCCTATCAGATAGTTTATGAACTTATTGATGATGTTAAGGCAGCTTTGGAAGGTTTGTTGACTCCTCAAATTAAACGTACCTTTTTGGGAAGAGCCAGAGTTAAAGCCGTGTTTAAACTGTCTAGGAGTGGTATAGTCGCCGGTTGCATAGTGGAAAAAGGAAAAATTACCCGCGGGGTTCCTTGTCATTTATTTCGGGCTAATGAAATAATTTTTGAAGGGAAAGTTGTTACTTTGAAACGCTTTAAGGACGACGTAAAAGAGGTTACTGAAGGGACCGAGTGCGGTATTGGCATCGGTTATGAAAAATATCAAGAAGGCGACATTATCGATGTTTTCAATGAAGAGATTATTGCCCGTAAATTAAAATAA